The nucleotide sequence CACTCTTTAATTTCGTAATCAGTCCAAATCCCGTTTTGCCAATAGGGATCCCCCGTGACAAGAGCCTCGACAACCTTTTGGGATGCGGCTTCATAGATGGCTACAAACAGGGTCAGGTCTTTGGTGGGGCCAATGGTGATCAAGATGCCTTGTTCTTTTTGGGCTTGCAGGCCAGCGAGGTGAGCATCACGATAGGGGGCGCGTTTTTCTAGGACATCCCCACAGTAATGACCGATTGCCACAAACTTTGCCATAACCCAGCGTCTCAATTTCTTGTAGGTGTTTAGATTTTACCGCGGGCCTGGTGATAAGGGCTAAGATAAGTTTATGGTTCCAGCCTCAGGCCAAGCCAAACCAAGAGCGATATAATCTTTTAAAGCCCTTTGGAGTTATCGTTTTATGGCTATTAAACAAAAATTAAAACTCAAGTATAGGCAGGCATCTTTTCTAGAAGGAGCTTCACGTATCTTTGACATAACTGGTATCTTCCAAGATGAGGTTGTGATTATTAATCGCGAACCAAAATCAATATCTATTTCCAGAAAAATAAAAAATAACGATAAAAATAATCTTTTTGCAGCTACTCATCAAATCAATCAAGATGTCAAAGTTGTGACCCTTGAAACGCGGCATCGCTTACCCTAATTACAATTTTTATAATTCGTACTAATATTTACTATAGATATCTCCACGATAGAATTAGAGGTAGATTTTCACTGTATAAATTAAGAATATACAGCCAAAATAGAGCTAATTAATATGAGTCATGACATCTACAAATTGATTTGTCAGAAACCAAAAGACTGTAAACGCTTGATGGGTGTTAACTTTGAGCAACTAGAAGAGCTGATCGAACATTGTAAAAGATTGCATCAGATAAAACAAGAGGAGATTGAGAACCAGAAGAAACGAGTGATTCGAGCGGGCGGTGGTCAGTCTCCTATCTTGACCCTAGAAAACCAAATTATCTTAACGCTACTCTATCTCAGACATTATTTAACTTTTCAACTGCTTGGTTTGATGTTTCACGTCAGCGAGTCCACTGCTCATAATGTCTTTAACTATTGGCAAATACTCCTGGAGGAAGGACTATCACCTAGTCTTTTAGAACAAGTAAAAAGTACCCGGAGGCTGGGGCTGAAACTCTGGCCAAATTAGTCAATCAAGAGTTAGTGATAGATAGCACAGAACAAGTCATAGAGCGACCTTCGAGCTATCAGGAGCAGAAGCGTACATATTCTGGCAAAAGGAAGAATTTCACTTTAAAAAAATCAGTTAATTGTAAGTCCTGTGACTTTAGATATTATTGATGTGGTCGTGGGGATGCCAGGTCGGATAAGTGATATTAGTATCTGGCGAAACAGTCGAACTCGCTTTACCCTAGAGCAGTTCTTTATGGGAGATAAAGCTTATGTGGGAGAGAGACAAATTAAAACACCAACGAAAAAGCCTAAGAATGGAGAATTAACGCGTCAAGAGAAAGAAGATAACAAATCGTTTTCAGCACGACGTATTATCGTAGAACATTTGATTCGTTTTGTGAAAATATTTAGGATTATGCAAGAGCGATTCCGACTTCCAATATCTCGATATGATTCAATTTTTCTAACTGTTTGTGGACTAGTGAGATTGCGATTGGGCTGTTTAGAGTTGAGATTAGTTAAACATTAAGCATATGAGAAAAGTATTATGGTTTATAACCAACATTTAAAGTTAGTGAACTGGTAATAGGGACTGCAAAGCACCGTAAGTCTTTGTTTCTGAGCATCGTTAAATATTCTTGAAATATAGCTTAAACGGTCACCCATTATGGATTACAGGTTTTTGGAGATGTCTAATACTCTAGGTAGATTATTGGGAGGGGAGGTATAAGGGTTTCCCCACGCGATACCGTGCCTATACGTTGTTTTATTAGACATACTTAAATGTCATTGGAAAGGATAGATGCAACCAACTCGGTGTTGAGTGTGACGGGTTGCTTTGACGCGTGGGTGTAGATGGAGTTGTACTCACCCTTTTCGCCTGAGTAATTCAGACATAGTTTATATCCGTGTTTGGCCAGCTTGCTTTTGGCTAACTGGAACAGGATGGAGCTAAGGGTATCCTTATTCAGCCAGAGGACTTCATGGCTGGTTGGATTTAAGAACCGCGTCCCGTAGTTGAGGCCTTTGTTTTTATCTCCACTCATGACGGTGCAAATATGCTCGTATCCCTCAGCAATCAGACCTTTCCTTGCCGTTTCAAAGTTTTCACGGGTTGGTTGAATCATGGATTTTTATCCTACTTTTTGGGGTCGTTATCCCGTAGGACTTTTTTATCCATAGAACAACATTTATAGTGCTTCTTCTGCGGGTCGTAGTTGAGCATCTGGGTTTAATTGGTTTTCACCAGTGGTTAGGATTTTGATTTGCTCTAAGTTTTTTCGCATAGCAGCCCAGGCTTTGAAGGCATTGCTGG is from Synechococcus sp. PCC 6312 and encodes:
- a CDS encoding YciI family protein, whose product is MAKFVAIGHYCGDVLEKRAPYRDAHLAGLQAQKEQGILITIGPTKDLTLFVAIYEAASQKVVEALVTGDPYWQNGIWTDYEIKEWIQAIG
- a CDS encoding transposase family protein — protein: MSHDIYKLICQKPKDCKRLMGVNFEQLEELIEHCKRLHQIKQEEIENQKKRVIRAGGGQSPILTLENQIILTLLYLRHYLTFQLLGLMFHVSESTAHNVFNYWQILLEEGLSPSLLEQVKSTRRLGLKLWPN
- a CDS encoding transposase family protein, with product MVSPVTLDIIDVVVGMPGRISDISIWRNSRTRFTLEQFFMGDKAYVGERQIKTPTKKPKNGELTRQEKEDNKSFSARRIIVEHLIRFVKIFRIMQERFRLPISRYDSIFLTVCGLVRLRLGCLELRLVKH